One window from the genome of Salisaeta longa DSM 21114 encodes:
- the casB gene encoding type I-E CRISPR-associated protein Cse2/CasB, with protein sequence MAGLLANPGFLSTGEIAMLRRVNPEAPVTPALWRLLEQTDQLDAPGWASQDDWERRWGLLALCMAYVPGLHDYNVPLGQALATAGWSEMRFVRLMEAGADALPPLMRRMAQYLASKEQSANWDDARRLIFSLGAPHANDVRLTIARSYYRALYAQEQDD encoded by the coding sequence ATGGCCGGATTGCTTGCGAACCCCGGCTTCCTCTCAACCGGCGAAATTGCCATGCTGCGCCGCGTCAATCCCGAGGCACCGGTGACGCCGGCGCTGTGGCGCCTCCTCGAACAGACCGATCAGCTTGATGCCCCCGGCTGGGCGTCGCAGGACGACTGGGAGCGCCGCTGGGGGCTTTTGGCCCTGTGCATGGCGTACGTACCCGGTTTGCACGACTACAACGTGCCTTTGGGGCAAGCGCTGGCCACGGCCGGGTGGTCGGAGATGCGCTTCGTACGCCTCATGGAAGCCGGCGCCGATGCCTTGCCCCCACTGATGCGCCGCATGGCGCAATACCTGGCCAGCAAAGAGCAGTCCGCCAACTGGGACGACGCGCGCCGCCTCATCTTTAGCCTAGGGGCCCCGCACGCGAACGACGTGCGACTCACGATTGCACGCTCCTATTACCGCGCCCTGTACGCGCAGGAGCAAGACGACTGA
- the casA gene encoding type I-E CRISPR-associated protein Cse1/CasA: protein MMTYSLLDDPLFRARSADDAVEALTLPAVLHRLADADAPAITSFEALQAHQQQPWYQFLVQLGALCAARAMGGPVPASPKRWRTALLALADDNGAAWHLVVDDLAQPAFLQPPVPEGRLDGFKDDLPTPDTLDYLVASKNHDLKVARITQPRPAHWIYALITLQTLEGYSGRYNYGIARMNGGLGNRPLVGLSPALEWGRRFRRDVQVLLDARGSLAERYDLNGPALLWTIPWDGAKNSTLSLEALDPYFIEVCRRIRFTADEDGTLTCWRTSTKAARIDAPDDLNGITGDPWTPIDKGEAKALTLGGNGFTYQKLHQILLSGDYQKPPALEVRAGDDGLLYLVAQTLVRGQGKTEGLHHRIVAVPKKVATLFGRKTEREQLAARAQARIEQAGTVQSKVLYRAVGTLLNGGNPDDVDGDAVQPWLEAFDRAVDNAFFPKLWASVAMDPDEAAADWQRVLRDAAETQFHDAETRTPRTATRYWRARSTAQSIFWGTLREQLPKAFPNQASAPRTTEAPAT, encoded by the coding sequence ATGATGACCTACAGCTTGCTCGACGATCCGCTTTTCCGTGCTCGCAGTGCCGATGATGCTGTGGAGGCCCTGACGTTGCCCGCCGTGCTGCACCGGCTTGCCGATGCCGACGCGCCCGCCATCACCAGCTTCGAGGCCCTACAGGCGCATCAGCAGCAGCCGTGGTATCAGTTCCTCGTGCAGCTGGGAGCCCTCTGCGCGGCCCGCGCCATGGGCGGCCCGGTGCCGGCATCTCCGAAGCGCTGGCGCACGGCCCTTCTTGCCCTCGCCGACGATAACGGCGCCGCGTGGCACCTGGTAGTGGACGACCTCGCGCAGCCCGCGTTCTTGCAGCCACCTGTGCCCGAGGGGCGCCTCGACGGCTTCAAAGACGACCTGCCTACGCCCGACACCCTCGACTACCTCGTCGCCTCGAAGAACCACGATCTGAAAGTTGCCCGCATCACCCAACCGCGGCCCGCGCACTGGATCTATGCGCTGATTACACTTCAAACACTGGAAGGGTACTCGGGCCGGTACAACTACGGCATTGCCCGCATGAACGGCGGGCTCGGCAACCGCCCGCTGGTGGGGCTCTCGCCAGCTCTGGAATGGGGGCGCCGCTTCCGGCGCGACGTGCAGGTGCTGCTCGATGCCCGCGGCTCGCTCGCGGAACGCTACGATCTCAACGGTCCGGCGCTGCTCTGGACGATTCCGTGGGACGGCGCCAAAAACAGCACGCTGTCGCTGGAGGCGCTCGATCCGTACTTCATTGAGGTCTGCCGCCGGATTCGCTTCACCGCCGACGAAGACGGCACGCTCACCTGCTGGCGCACAAGCACAAAGGCCGCCCGCATCGACGCGCCCGACGACCTCAACGGCATCACCGGCGACCCGTGGACGCCCATCGACAAAGGCGAGGCGAAGGCCCTCACGCTGGGCGGCAATGGCTTCACGTACCAGAAACTGCATCAGATCTTGCTTTCGGGCGACTACCAAAAGCCGCCCGCGCTAGAGGTGCGTGCCGGCGATGACGGATTGTTGTACCTCGTAGCCCAAACGCTGGTGCGCGGGCAGGGCAAAACGGAGGGGCTGCATCACCGCATTGTGGCTGTGCCCAAGAAGGTCGCCACGTTGTTTGGGCGGAAGACCGAGCGCGAGCAGCTAGCCGCCCGGGCCCAGGCGCGCATCGAGCAGGCGGGCACCGTGCAGTCGAAGGTTTTGTACCGTGCCGTAGGCACCCTTCTGAATGGCGGCAACCCCGACGACGTAGACGGCGACGCGGTGCAGCCGTGGCTGGAGGCGTTCGACCGCGCGGTGGACAACGCCTTCTTCCCGAAGCTGTGGGCCTCGGTTGCGATGGACCCGGACGAAGCCGCGGCCGACTGGCAGCGCGTCCTCCGCGACGCGGCCGAGACGCAGTTCCACGACGCCGAGACGCGCACGCCGCGTACCGCCACGCGCTACTGGCGCGCCCGAAGCACCGCGCAGTCCATTTTCTGGGGCACGCTGCGGGAGCAGCTTCCGAAAGCCTTTCCCAATCAGGCGTCTGCGCCCCGTACCACCGAGGCACCCGCTACGTAG
- a CDS encoding 3'-5' exonuclease produces MRMHSPWADGPISVAPLRFFDIETTGLRPDRGARITETALVDHRGLVLHGTADPSASGYDAALARHLDALFAALSEHVVVGHHLAFDVRFVAREADRLGQRGPQLWGLDTLALARRANLPVPNHRLGTLLTHFQITPSGPLHTAPVDARATRALFWALIDQLGLRTLREAGVQRMQWAP; encoded by the coding sequence ATGCGCATGCACAGCCCGTGGGCCGACGGTCCGATATCGGTTGCACCGCTGCGTTTCTTTGATATCGAGACCACCGGCTTGCGCCCCGACCGCGGCGCGCGCATCACCGAGACGGCACTGGTGGATCATCGCGGATTGGTGCTGCACGGGACGGCCGATCCCTCCGCATCCGGCTACGATGCCGCGCTGGCCCGTCACCTTGACGCGCTGTTCGCCGCGCTCAGTGAACACGTGGTGGTGGGCCATCATCTGGCCTTTGATGTGCGGTTTGTGGCGCGCGAAGCCGATCGTCTCGGGCAGCGCGGCCCGCAGCTTTGGGGCCTCGACACGCTCGCGCTGGCCCGCCGGGCCAACCTGCCGGTGCCCAACCATCGCCTCGGCACGCTGCTCACGCACTTCCAGATCACGCCCAGCGGCCCTTTGCACACCGCCCCGGTCGACGCGCGGGCGACGCGGGCCCTCTTTTGGGCGCTCATCGACCAACTCGGACTCCGCACGCTACGGGAAGCCGGCGTGCAACGGATGCAGTGGGCCCCGTGA
- a CDS encoding CRISPR-associated helicase/endonuclease Cas3: MHGTPHPRQFWAKLKYKDNDRTTGTITGWHPLIAHAADVAAATEALLTRTVLRDRLARLIGWEALSDVHVARLGVFAALHDAGKVNHGFQNIAHDAKPTADHVRPIVNVLSAPEPMRWLKPLPIVEMAEWFPADPTGETLMHFLLATWGHHGKPVPVESFDKRLWAPTDARDPADGLHQLATATQRWFPKAFTEARPFPDAPVLQHAFNGVLTLADWMGSDTRFFDYATEERPMERARRCAHRAVDTLFLDAEQTRRALDAPVGFGPILGGWTPYPMQEAVQALPIHDSGSLSILESDTGSGKTEAALARFMRLFQAGQVDALYFAVPTRSAATQLHERVTDTVRRIFPEDRRPPVVQAVPGYLKADDTEGTRLPGFKVRWDDEIEHRGWAAETSKRYLAAPIAVGTIDQVLLSALQASHAHMRAAALLRHFLVIDEVHASDVYMTAVTDRVLDRHLSAGGHALLMSATLGAAARTHLATGGTGQTPSLDAATVTAYPLVTHVDAARQHPEATHAASSDQQKTVEPSLVPIADDPQAIARRALEATREGARVLIIRNLVDDCKAVQRALEAEADDAGLLFGINGTPAPHHSRFAPDDRRLLDRRIEAVYGKDARSTADGRVVVATQTVEQSLDIDADLLLTDLCPMDVLLQRIGRLHRHTRPRPDGYATARCLVLTPAGRDLTAALTPEGKALKGPHGLGTVYQDLRMVEAAWQVLEAGGAWDIPHDNRRLVEHATHPEVLRAIVTAGDERWAAHQKHIMGKASADRMLHDLATYDRSQPFGEELFGDALDQIKTRLGQNTHRIVLPDAMMGPLGKTPLTELSVSEWQLGGPPDTEDATDVQAFDGGFRFQFAGHAFRYDRFGLTRTTDR, translated from the coding sequence ATGCACGGTACCCCCCACCCCCGCCAGTTCTGGGCCAAGCTCAAATACAAGGACAACGACCGCACCACCGGCACTATCACCGGATGGCATCCGCTCATTGCCCACGCGGCGGATGTGGCGGCCGCCACCGAAGCGTTGCTCACCCGCACGGTTCTCCGCGATCGCCTGGCGCGGCTCATCGGCTGGGAGGCCCTTTCGGACGTGCACGTGGCGCGCCTGGGCGTCTTTGCCGCGCTGCACGACGCCGGCAAAGTCAACCACGGCTTCCAGAACATTGCCCACGATGCAAAGCCCACGGCCGATCATGTGCGGCCCATCGTTAACGTCCTCAGCGCACCGGAGCCCATGCGGTGGCTAAAGCCGTTGCCGATTGTGGAAATGGCCGAATGGTTTCCGGCCGATCCAACGGGGGAGACCCTGATGCACTTTCTGCTTGCCACGTGGGGACATCACGGCAAGCCCGTGCCTGTAGAATCGTTCGACAAGCGGCTGTGGGCCCCCACCGACGCCCGCGATCCTGCCGACGGTCTGCATCAACTCGCGACGGCCACGCAGCGCTGGTTTCCGAAGGCGTTCACCGAGGCCCGTCCGTTTCCCGATGCCCCCGTGCTGCAGCACGCCTTCAACGGCGTCCTGACGCTGGCGGACTGGATGGGCTCCGACACCCGCTTCTTCGACTATGCCACCGAAGAACGCCCGATGGAGCGCGCCCGCCGTTGTGCCCACCGGGCCGTCGACACGCTGTTTCTGGATGCCGAGCAGACCCGCCGCGCGTTGGACGCGCCCGTCGGTTTTGGGCCGATCTTGGGGGGATGGACCCCGTACCCGATGCAGGAGGCGGTGCAGGCGCTGCCTATTCACGACAGCGGCAGCCTGTCGATTCTGGAATCGGACACGGGGTCGGGCAAGACGGAGGCCGCCCTTGCGCGCTTCATGCGCCTCTTTCAGGCGGGGCAGGTCGATGCGCTCTACTTTGCCGTTCCCACCCGCAGTGCCGCCACGCAGCTCCATGAACGCGTAACCGATACCGTGCGGCGCATCTTTCCCGAGGACCGCCGCCCGCCCGTGGTGCAGGCCGTGCCGGGCTACCTGAAGGCCGATGACACCGAAGGCACGCGCCTTCCGGGGTTTAAGGTGCGCTGGGACGACGAAATTGAGCATCGCGGCTGGGCGGCCGAAACGTCGAAGCGCTACCTCGCCGCACCCATCGCCGTGGGCACCATCGATCAGGTGCTGCTTTCGGCCCTGCAGGCCAGCCACGCCCACATGCGCGCCGCCGCGCTGCTGCGCCACTTCCTGGTGATCGACGAGGTGCACGCCTCGGACGTGTACATGACGGCCGTCACCGACCGGGTGCTCGACCGGCACCTGTCGGCCGGCGGCCACGCGCTCTTGATGTCGGCCACCCTGGGCGCCGCGGCCCGCACGCATCTTGCCACCGGTGGCACGGGGCAAACGCCGTCGCTGGACGCCGCCACCGTCACCGCCTATCCGCTCGTGACGCACGTCGACGCCGCACGCCAGCATCCCGAAGCAACGCACGCCGCCTCGTCCGATCAACAGAAAACGGTGGAGCCGTCGCTTGTGCCCATCGCCGACGACCCGCAGGCCATTGCCCGCCGAGCGCTGGAGGCCACCCGCGAGGGCGCCCGCGTGCTTATCATCCGCAACCTGGTGGACGACTGCAAGGCCGTGCAGCGCGCCCTCGAAGCGGAGGCAGACGATGCAGGATTGCTGTTTGGCATCAACGGCACGCCCGCCCCGCACCACTCGCGCTTTGCCCCCGACGACCGCCGCCTGCTCGACCGGCGCATCGAAGCGGTGTACGGCAAAGACGCGCGCTCTACGGCCGACGGCCGCGTGGTGGTTGCTACGCAGACCGTGGAGCAGTCTCTCGACATCGACGCGGACCTGCTGCTCACCGACCTCTGTCCGATGGATGTGCTCTTGCAACGCATCGGCCGGTTGCACCGCCACACCCGCCCGCGGCCCGACGGATATGCTACGGCCCGGTGCCTCGTCCTCACCCCCGCAGGGCGCGATCTCACCGCCGCCCTTACGCCTGAGGGCAAGGCGCTGAAGGGTCCGCACGGCCTGGGCACCGTCTACCAAGACCTGCGCATGGTGGAAGCTGCGTGGCAGGTGCTGGAAGCGGGCGGCGCGTGGGACATCCCGCACGACAACCGCCGCCTCGTGGAGCACGCCACCCATCCCGAGGTGTTGCGCGCGATCGTAACGGCGGGCGACGAGCGATGGGCGGCCCACCAGAAGCACATCATGGGCAAGGCCAGCGCCGACCGCATGCTGCACGACCTGGCCACGTACGACCGGTCGCAGCCGTTTGGCGAAGAGCTGTTCGGGGACGCGCTTGACCAGATCAAGACGCGCCTCGGGCAGAACACCCATCGCATCGTGCTTCCTGACGCGATGATGGGCCCCCTTGGAAAGACACCACTTACCGAGCTGTCGGTGAGCGAGTGGCAACTCGGCGGCCCGCCCGATACCGAAGACGCAACCGATGTACAGGCCTTCGACGGCGGATTCCGGTTTCAATTCGCCGGTCACGCCTTCCGCTACGACCGCTTCGGGCTCACACGCACCACAGACCGATGA